One genomic window of Arachis stenosperma cultivar V10309 chromosome 10, arast.V10309.gnm1.PFL2, whole genome shotgun sequence includes the following:
- the LOC130957928 gene encoding signal peptide peptidase-like, translated as MKNTERVAFLALAGLTLAPLAVKVDPNLNVILTACLTVFVGCYRSVKPTPPTETMSNEHAMRFPFVGSAMLLSLFLLFKFLSKDLVNAVLTAYFIVLGIVALSATLLPSIKRYLPKKWNEDVIVWRFPYFRSLEIEFTRSQIVAAIPGTFFCVWYALRKHWLANNILGLAFCIQGIEMLSLGSFKTGAILLAGLFVYDIFWVFFTPVMVSVAKSFDAPIKLLFPTADSARPFSMLGLGDIVIPGIFVALALRFDVSRGKQPQYFKSAFLGYTTGLVLTIVVMNWFQAAQPALLYIVPCVIGFLAAHCLWNGEVKQLLDFNESKSADSSSQEGTDAKASKKVE; from the exons ATGAAGAACACGGAGCGGGTTGCGTTTTTGGCTTTAGCAG GGTTAACCTTAGCACCGCTTGCTGTGAAAGTAGATCCGAATTTGAATGTCATTTTGACTGCTTGCCTCACTGTGTTTGTGGGCTGTTACCGTTCTGTCAAACCGACTCCTCCAACT GAGACAATGTCCAATGAACATGCGATGCGATTTCCTTTTGTTGGGAGTGCAATGTTACTGTCCCTTTTCTTACTCTTCAAGTTTCTCTCCAAGGACTTGGTGAACGCTGTATTGACAGCCTACTTTATTGTGCTCGGGATTGTTGCATTATC GGCAACACTATTACCATCTATCAAACGGTATCTGCCAAAGAAGTGGAACGAGGATGTCATAGTCTGGCGCTTCCCATATTTTCGAT CTTTGGAGATTGAGTTTACAAGATCACAGATTGTTGCTGCTATCCCTGGCACGTTCTTTTGTGTGTGGTATGCTTTGAGGAAGCATTGGCTGGCAAATAATATACTGGGTCTTGCTTTCTGTATTCAG GGAATTGAAATGTTATCTCTAGGATCTTTCAAAACTGGTGCTATTCTCTTG GCCGGTCTATTTGTATATGACATCTTCTGGGTTTTCTTCACTCCTGTTATGGTCAGCGTTGCAAAATCTTTTGATGCTCCAATAAAG CTTCTGTTCCCCACAGCAGATTCTGCAAGGCCGTTTTCAATGCTCGGGCTTGGTGATATTGTTATCCCTG GTATTTTTGTTGCATTGGCTTTGCGGTTTGATGTGTCTAGAGGAAAACAGCCCCAGTATTTCAAGAGTGCATTTTTAGGATACACCACTGGCTTGGTCCTTACAATCGTTGTGATGAATTGGTTTCAGGCTGCACAG CCTGCTCTTCTGTACATTGTTCCTTGTGTAATTGGATTTTTGGCCGCACATTGCTTATGGAATGGTGAAGTCAAACAG TTGTTGGATTTCAATGAGTCAAAGAGTGCTGATTCATCATCACAGGAGGGGACTGATGCCAAAGCTAGCAAGAAGGTAGAATAG